In the genome of Myxococcus stipitatus, one region contains:
- a CDS encoding OmpA family protein, with amino-acid sequence MGFNLIDMVRERFTGNVVQQMGSALGEDPSTLTKALPGAIAAVGGSVVERGSTEAGAQRLMSQLNEGGYTGPDAGSEDALSPDTVERGQGMLNGLFGDKLGMLGSVLGRTGGFSNPKSASGLLAVVAPMVMGVIGKHVRDNRMSPSGLSQLLGSQRSLLSAAMPAGLGGILGTGGTGPRVVEEVHETRTVPSVETVRRQQPIERPPVHAEPRKQNLSWVIPVALLALLAGWFLTRGKREAPRREQATATQPAQPSRTEEPARPAPDDTGVGGAGTTGTRAPAVVQDAQAMRQAIDSGASSFILGGVNFDEGSAALTPQSDASVGQLASVLREKPDARVRIAGHTDSTGDPAANRQLAQRRAEAVRSALVEDGIPASRVDVAAVGSEKPVADNDTTQGRDMNRRIEVQMLSR; translated from the coding sequence ATGGGATTCAACCTCATCGACATGGTCCGTGAGCGCTTCACGGGCAACGTGGTGCAACAGATGGGCTCCGCCCTGGGCGAGGACCCGAGCACGCTGACCAAGGCCCTCCCAGGCGCCATCGCCGCGGTGGGCGGGAGCGTGGTGGAGCGAGGCTCCACCGAGGCGGGCGCCCAGCGCCTGATGTCACAGCTCAACGAAGGAGGTTACACGGGCCCCGACGCGGGCAGCGAGGACGCGCTCTCCCCCGACACGGTGGAGCGGGGGCAAGGCATGCTCAACGGCCTGTTCGGCGACAAGCTGGGCATGCTCGGCAGCGTGCTCGGCCGCACAGGCGGTTTCTCCAACCCGAAGTCCGCGTCCGGGCTGCTCGCCGTGGTCGCGCCCATGGTCATGGGTGTGATTGGCAAGCACGTGCGCGACAACCGGATGAGTCCCTCCGGGCTGAGCCAGCTTCTCGGCAGCCAGCGCTCGCTGCTCTCCGCCGCCATGCCCGCGGGGCTGGGCGGCATCCTGGGCACGGGCGGCACGGGGCCGCGCGTCGTCGAGGAGGTCCACGAGACGCGCACCGTCCCGTCCGTGGAGACGGTGCGGCGCCAGCAGCCCATCGAACGGCCCCCCGTGCACGCGGAGCCTCGGAAGCAGAACCTGTCCTGGGTCATCCCCGTGGCGCTGCTCGCGCTGCTGGCCGGCTGGTTCCTCACGCGCGGCAAGCGCGAGGCCCCCCGGCGTGAACAGGCGACCGCCACACAGCCCGCGCAGCCCTCGCGCACGGAGGAGCCCGCCCGGCCCGCTCCGGATGACACCGGCGTGGGTGGCGCCGGCACCACGGGCACCCGCGCGCCGGCCGTCGTGCAGGACGCGCAGGCCATGCGCCAGGCCATCGACAGCGGCGCGAGCAGCTTCATCCTGGGCGGCGTGAACTTCGACGAAGGCTCCGCCGCGCTGACGCCGCAGAGCGACGCCAGCGTGGGGCAGCTCGCGTCCGTGCTGCGCGAGAAGCCCGACGCGCGCGTGCGCATCGCCGGCCACACGGACTCCACGGGCGACCCGGCCGCCAACCGCCAGCTGGCGCAGCGTCGGGCGGAGGCCGTGCGCTCCGCGCTCGTCGAGGACGGCATCCCGGCGAGCCGCGTGGACGTCGCCGCCGTGGGTTCCGAGAAACCCGTGGCCGACAATGACACCACGCAGGGCCGTGACATGAACCGCCGCATCGAAGTCCAGATGTTGAGCCGCTGA
- the gcvH gene encoding glycine cleavage system protein GcvH: protein MSDANIPSNLKYTSDHEWALVEGKKAVVGITFHAQQTLGDVVYVELPAVGRKVTKGEAFGTVESVKAVSELFSPLSGTIIRVNEDLTAEPETLNSDPYTDGWIIEIEFSDSKELNELLDAAAYAKLLQNS, encoded by the coding sequence ATGTCCGATGCGAACATCCCCAGCAACCTGAAGTACACCAGCGATCACGAGTGGGCCCTCGTCGAGGGCAAGAAGGCCGTGGTCGGCATCACCTTCCACGCCCAGCAGACGCTGGGGGACGTGGTCTACGTGGAGCTGCCCGCCGTGGGCCGCAAGGTCACCAAGGGCGAGGCGTTCGGCACCGTCGAGTCCGTCAAGGCCGTCTCGGAGCTGTTCTCGCCCCTCAGCGGCACCATCATCCGGGTGAACGAGGACCTCACCGCCGAGCCCGAGACGCTGAACAGCGACCCGTACACCGACGGGTGGATCATCGAGATCGAGTTCTCGGACAGCAAGGAGCTGAACGAGCTCCTGGACGCCGCGGCGTACGCCAAGCTGCTCCAGAACTCCTGA
- a CDS encoding sensor histidine kinase, which produces MSNQYEADAPAEQLRAGQTGPLDVMRSAPPVAESGPPEAKSLDATVDARARALLWEYLTAVRRRVDRLGVGLMVGQWLFALALAVAMSAHPWDWWVRPALEPLWVALLWGGPLCIIPSTLALLRPGAGVTRHVMAAAQVLWSVLWVHLSGARLETYFHVFGSLALVTFYRDARVLLTAGVAAVVAHLLRGIGWPQSGVTVAGTPGGSVLELVFWVGLVDGVLVLACRGATREMKRVAERQVLLARARETELLERERLLERSGRELKDSREQVARMEKLAAVGKLTATVSHELRNPLAAARTANAAVVRRLRHVEGAREDARLQRFLDIVERELAVCASLTSEMLEFVRERPLVLRACSLHGLVEEAVDVVPRREGVRVENRVPTGLEPPWVDRELLRQVLINLVQNAAESMPPGREGVVSVSAELSGGRAFHIRVTDNGGGIPAQVLDHIFEPLFTTKEHGTGLGLTVVASTVRQHGGTLRVESREGEGSVFTICLPHARAATEVACPS; this is translated from the coding sequence ATGTCGAACCAATACGAGGCGGATGCGCCCGCGGAGCAGTTGCGTGCGGGGCAGACGGGTCCGCTGGACGTCATGCGTTCCGCCCCGCCGGTGGCGGAGTCCGGGCCGCCGGAAGCGAAGTCGCTGGACGCGACGGTGGACGCGCGCGCCCGCGCGCTGTTGTGGGAGTACCTGACGGCGGTGCGGCGCCGGGTGGACCGGCTGGGCGTGGGGCTGATGGTGGGGCAGTGGCTGTTCGCCCTGGCCCTGGCGGTGGCCATGTCCGCGCATCCCTGGGATTGGTGGGTACGCCCGGCGCTCGAGCCCCTGTGGGTGGCGCTGCTCTGGGGCGGGCCGCTCTGCATCATCCCCTCCACGCTGGCGCTGCTGCGGCCCGGCGCGGGGGTGACCCGACATGTGATGGCGGCGGCGCAGGTGCTGTGGTCCGTGTTGTGGGTACACCTGTCGGGCGCGCGGCTGGAGACGTACTTCCATGTGTTCGGCTCGCTGGCGCTGGTGACCTTCTATCGCGACGCGCGGGTGCTCTTGACGGCGGGCGTGGCGGCGGTGGTGGCGCACCTGCTGAGGGGGATTGGCTGGCCGCAGTCGGGAGTCACCGTCGCGGGGACCCCGGGTGGCAGCGTGCTGGAGCTGGTGTTCTGGGTGGGCCTGGTGGACGGCGTGCTGGTGCTGGCGTGCCGGGGCGCGACGCGGGAGATGAAGCGCGTGGCGGAGCGCCAGGTGCTGCTGGCTCGGGCGAGGGAGACGGAGCTGCTCGAGCGGGAGCGGCTGCTGGAGCGCAGCGGCCGGGAGCTGAAGGACTCGCGCGAGCAGGTGGCCCGCATGGAGAAGCTCGCGGCGGTGGGGAAGCTGACGGCGACGGTGAGCCACGAGCTGCGCAACCCACTGGCCGCGGCGCGCACCGCCAATGCCGCGGTGGTGCGGCGGCTGCGCCACGTGGAGGGCGCGCGGGAGGATGCGCGCCTGCAGCGCTTCCTGGACATCGTCGAGCGGGAGCTGGCCGTGTGCGCCAGCCTCACGTCGGAGATGCTGGAGTTCGTGCGCGAGCGTCCCCTGGTGCTGCGCGCGTGCTCGCTGCATGGGCTGGTGGAGGAGGCCGTCGACGTGGTGCCTCGCCGCGAGGGCGTGCGCGTGGAGAACCGCGTGCCCACGGGGCTGGAGCCTCCATGGGTTGACCGGGAGCTGCTGCGCCAGGTGCTCATCAACCTGGTGCAGAACGCCGCGGAGTCGATGCCGCCGGGGCGCGAAGGCGTGGTGTCCGTGTCCGCGGAGCTGAGTGGTGGGCGGGCCTTCCACATTCGGGTGACCGACAATGGTGGAGGGATTCCCGCCCAGGTGTTGGATCACATCTTCGAGCCGCTCTTCACCACCAAGGAGCACGGCACGGGGCTGGGTCTGACGGTGGTGGCCAGCACCGTGCGGCAACATGGTGGCACCCTGCGCGTGGAGAGCCGCGAGGGCGAGGGCAGCGTCTTCACCATCTGCTTGCCCCACGCGCGGGCCGCGACGGAGGTCGCATGCCCCTCATAG
- the metF gene encoding methylenetetrahydrofolate reductase [NAD(P)H], whose translation MKIRNRLNPSNPCFSFEFFPPKTDEGVANLLKTLEDLAPLEPGFVSVTYGAGGSTRDRTLELVTRIKAETGIEAMAHLTCVGHTREELRELLQRLTEAKLDNVLVLRGDPPLGQKTFTPAEGGFSYASELVQFIREEDFNFCMGGACYPEGHVETASRDDDLRHLKAKVDAGLDFVVTQLFFDNAFYFDFVERARRAGINVPIVPGIMPITNYDQVQRFTRMCGATVPMRLGLQLERVKDQPDAVVQLGVAHATVQCMELLSRGVPGIHFYTLNKSPATRMIVSALRART comes from the coding sequence ATGAAGATTCGTAATCGGTTGAATCCGTCCAACCCTTGCTTCTCCTTCGAGTTCTTCCCCCCGAAGACCGACGAAGGTGTGGCCAACCTCCTCAAGACGTTGGAGGACCTGGCACCTCTGGAGCCGGGGTTCGTCTCCGTGACGTATGGGGCCGGCGGCAGCACGCGCGACAGGACGCTGGAGCTGGTCACCCGGATCAAGGCGGAGACGGGCATCGAGGCGATGGCGCACCTGACCTGCGTGGGACACACGCGGGAGGAGCTGCGGGAGCTGCTCCAGCGGCTGACGGAGGCGAAGCTCGACAACGTCCTCGTCCTGCGCGGGGACCCCCCCCTGGGCCAGAAGACCTTCACGCCTGCGGAGGGCGGCTTCTCCTATGCGTCGGAGCTGGTGCAATTCATCCGAGAAGAGGATTTCAACTTCTGCATGGGGGGCGCGTGCTATCCGGAGGGCCACGTGGAAACGGCCTCCCGCGACGACGACCTGCGTCATCTGAAGGCCAAGGTCGACGCGGGGCTGGACTTCGTGGTGACGCAGCTCTTCTTCGACAACGCGTTCTACTTCGACTTCGTGGAGCGGGCCCGCCGCGCGGGCATCAACGTCCCCATCGTCCCGGGCATCATGCCCATCACCAACTACGACCAGGTGCAGCGCTTCACGCGGATGTGCGGCGCCACGGTGCCCATGCGGCTGGGCCTGCAGCTGGAGCGGGTGAAGGACCAGCCGGACGCGGTGGTGCAGCTGGGCGTGGCGCATGCCACGGTGCAGTGCATGGAGCTCCTGTCGCGCGGCGTGCCTGGTATCCACTTCTACACACTCAACAAGTCCCCGGCCACGCGGATGATCGTGAGCGCCCTGAGAGCCCGTACATGA
- the gcvT gene encoding glycine cleavage system aminomethyltransferase GcvT yields the protein MTRRTPLNEAHRALGARMVDFAGWDMPVQYSSVIAEHEAVRNGVGLFDVSHMGEVEFAGPGALETVNGLISNDLARIADGQAVYAGLLNEQGGFVDDVVAYRFSPERILICVNASNREKDFAWMKAHARGVAPVDRGDEYAQIAVQGPKAAGLVQRLTKTDTSKIGTYRFAEGEVAGVRCIISRTGYTGEDGFELYCAPDGAVALWTALLDAGQQDGVKPCGLGCRDSLRTEMKYALYGNDIDDSHTALEAGLGWIVKLDKAAFIGKDALVAQKAAGVKRKLVGFELTGAGIPRHGYPILKDGARVGEVTSGTMGPSVKKPIGIGYVPAELASEGSTFDVEIRGRAVPAVVVKTPFLKKP from the coding sequence ATGACCCGGCGTACGCCGCTCAACGAGGCCCACCGCGCGCTGGGCGCTCGGATGGTTGACTTCGCGGGTTGGGACATGCCCGTGCAGTATTCTTCCGTCATCGCCGAGCACGAGGCGGTACGCAACGGCGTTGGACTCTTTGACGTGTCGCACATGGGCGAGGTGGAGTTCGCCGGCCCGGGCGCGCTGGAGACGGTCAACGGACTCATCTCCAATGACCTCGCCCGGATTGCGGACGGGCAGGCTGTCTATGCGGGCTTGCTCAACGAGCAGGGAGGCTTCGTCGACGACGTCGTCGCCTACCGCTTCAGCCCCGAGCGCATCCTCATCTGCGTCAATGCCAGCAACCGCGAGAAGGACTTCGCCTGGATGAAGGCGCACGCGCGCGGCGTCGCGCCGGTGGACCGCGGTGACGAGTACGCGCAGATCGCCGTGCAGGGCCCCAAGGCCGCGGGCCTGGTGCAGCGGCTGACGAAGACGGATACCTCCAAGATCGGCACCTACCGCTTCGCCGAGGGCGAAGTGGCGGGCGTGCGCTGCATCATCTCGCGCACCGGCTACACGGGGGAGGACGGCTTCGAGCTGTACTGCGCGCCGGACGGCGCGGTGGCGCTGTGGACCGCGCTGCTCGACGCGGGGCAGCAGGACGGCGTGAAGCCCTGCGGCCTGGGCTGCCGCGACAGCCTGCGCACGGAGATGAAGTACGCGCTCTACGGCAACGACATCGACGACTCGCACACCGCGCTGGAGGCGGGGCTCGGGTGGATCGTCAAGCTGGACAAGGCCGCCTTCATCGGGAAGGACGCGCTGGTGGCCCAGAAGGCCGCGGGCGTGAAGCGCAAGCTCGTGGGCTTCGAGCTGACCGGCGCCGGCATCCCGCGCCACGGCTATCCCATCCTCAAGGATGGCGCCCGCGTCGGCGAGGTGACGAGCGGAACGATGGGCCCCTCCGTGAAGAAGCCCATCGGCATCGGCTACGTGCCCGCGGAGCTGGCCTCCGAAGGCTCCACGTTCGATGTCGAGATTCGCGGTCGCGCCGTCCCCGCCGTCGTCGTGAAGACGCCGTTCCTCAAGAAGCCCTGA
- a CDS encoding TIGR02265 family protein — translation MTVIAFRSRERETLDPGCELERRLGLSATEDRARGMFFLGVMDVVRRESGETAAARCLAASGERRFVPFFLYPVSAFLRMSFAAAEILAPRLGGFETAMRIIGAQATHDFLDSVVGRSFLMLAAGDPRRLINNLPSGYRTAVTYGERHVTWTGNQDACFNVFRDFMPHTYHEGVLQAVLQAVGTRVARVRGRPLSLLDCEYVMSWA, via the coding sequence ATGACAGTGATTGCGTTCCGGAGTCGGGAACGAGAAACTCTCGACCCAGGCTGCGAGTTGGAACGACGTCTGGGGTTGTCTGCGACCGAGGACCGGGCGCGTGGCATGTTCTTCCTGGGCGTGATGGACGTGGTGAGAAGGGAGTCAGGAGAGACCGCGGCCGCGCGGTGCCTGGCGGCGTCGGGTGAACGACGTTTCGTCCCCTTCTTCTTGTATCCGGTCAGCGCCTTCCTTCGGATGTCTTTCGCCGCGGCGGAGATTCTCGCGCCCCGGCTGGGTGGCTTCGAGACGGCCATGCGCATCATCGGCGCGCAGGCCACCCATGACTTCCTCGACTCGGTGGTGGGCCGCAGCTTCTTGATGCTCGCCGCGGGAGACCCTCGGCGGCTCATCAACAACCTGCCCTCCGGCTATCGAACGGCGGTGACCTACGGCGAGCGGCACGTGACCTGGACGGGCAACCAGGACGCCTGCTTCAACGTGTTCCGGGACTTCATGCCTCACACGTACCACGAGGGTGTTCTGCAGGCGGTGCTGCAGGCCGTCGGCACCCGCGTCGCGCGCGTGCGCGGGCGCCCCTTGAGTCTGCTGGACTGCGAATACGTCATGTCGTGGGCCTGA
- the folD gene encoding bifunctional methylenetetrahydrofolate dehydrogenase/methenyltetrahydrofolate cyclohydrolase FolD — MAQLIDGKAVAARVRAEVKSEVSRLQAERGLIPGLAVVRVGDDPASQVYVAGKKKAAEEVGFRSWEHHRDSSISQDELLALVHRLNQDPAVHGILVQLPLPRHLDADAILSAVRPEKDVDGFHPLNAGSLLLGRPATRACTPLGVMRLLEEVGCEPAGKNAVVVGRSNIVGKPMALMLLQRHATVTLCHSKSDLPAEVSRADILVVAVGVRELIKGAWVKPGAVVIDVGMNRREDGKLVGDVEFAAAAERASFITPVPGGVGPMTIAMLIRNTLEAALRGVTPPSH; from the coding sequence ATGGCCCAGTTGATTGATGGCAAGGCAGTGGCCGCGCGCGTCCGGGCGGAGGTGAAGTCGGAAGTCAGCCGCCTCCAGGCGGAGCGAGGCCTCATCCCCGGGCTCGCGGTGGTGCGGGTGGGAGACGACCCCGCGTCCCAGGTGTACGTGGCCGGGAAGAAGAAGGCCGCGGAGGAGGTGGGCTTCCGCTCCTGGGAACACCACCGGGACTCCTCCATCTCCCAGGACGAGCTGCTCGCGCTGGTGCACCGGCTCAACCAGGACCCGGCCGTGCACGGCATCCTCGTGCAGCTGCCGCTGCCCAGGCACCTGGACGCGGACGCCATCCTCTCCGCGGTGCGCCCGGAGAAGGACGTGGATGGCTTTCACCCGCTCAACGCGGGGAGCCTGCTGCTGGGGCGTCCGGCGACGCGGGCGTGTACGCCGCTGGGCGTGATGCGGCTGTTGGAAGAGGTGGGCTGTGAGCCCGCGGGGAAGAACGCGGTGGTGGTGGGCCGCAGCAACATCGTGGGCAAGCCGATGGCGCTGATGCTCCTCCAGCGCCATGCCACGGTGACGCTCTGCCACAGCAAGAGCGACCTGCCGGCGGAGGTGTCGCGCGCGGACATCCTGGTCGTCGCGGTGGGGGTGCGTGAGCTCATCAAGGGCGCCTGGGTGAAGCCCGGCGCCGTCGTCATCGACGTGGGGATGAACCGGAGGGAGGACGGCAAGCTGGTGGGGGACGTGGAGTTCGCCGCCGCCGCCGAGCGCGCGTCCTTCATCACCCCCGTGCCCGGAGGTGTGGGGCCGATGACCATCGCCATGCTGATCCGCAACACCCTCGAGGCCGCCTTGCGCGGAGTCACCCCGCCATCGCATTGA
- a CDS encoding acetyltransferase: MRGFKTGLWLAWSVLWGTASLAQSQPPQATRHPVVFAHGMGGYEDLLGFAYFGDEMGLFVGDACDEPLEWHCNAGLHPRQKTFGSQVLAFHSSEVRGLDLANDIEGLLATTGARRVNIIGHSQGGIDARKAAKVLFEQQQRAVVDVLVSLSSPHRGSPVAKYILDMGPGVSSVVAALANIFGNSVYAPGNDAIAAMKQLVYDDTQSNDGVITGMKAFNAAYPLDSRHVSSYASLLTAQTAAQVNPAFYLLRLGFLDIDGNGYCVDDCDGDGAAGQGDGVRQDRDDDGVVGINSQQMGKRLRYTESLWGPGLIAEDRSIPAVTDLNAPILVQMTSISSVLDQDHLDVVGVGPDLFNEPKFYAAIIQYIRQHE, encoded by the coding sequence ATGAGAGGGTTCAAGACCGGATTGTGGCTGGCCTGGAGTGTGCTCTGGGGGACCGCGAGCCTCGCGCAATCCCAGCCGCCCCAAGCCACGCGCCATCCGGTGGTCTTCGCGCACGGCATGGGGGGCTACGAAGACCTGCTGGGCTTCGCGTACTTCGGTGACGAGATGGGCTTGTTCGTGGGCGACGCCTGCGACGAGCCCCTCGAGTGGCATTGCAACGCGGGCCTCCACCCGAGACAGAAGACCTTCGGCTCCCAGGTGCTGGCGTTCCACTCCTCGGAGGTTCGCGGGCTGGACCTGGCCAACGACATCGAGGGCCTCCTGGCGACGACGGGCGCCAGGCGGGTGAACATCATCGGCCACTCGCAGGGCGGCATCGACGCGCGCAAGGCCGCCAAGGTGCTCTTCGAGCAGCAGCAGCGCGCGGTGGTGGACGTCCTCGTCAGCCTGTCGTCTCCGCACCGGGGCTCACCGGTGGCGAAGTACATCCTGGACATGGGGCCCGGCGTGTCCTCGGTGGTCGCCGCGCTGGCGAACATCTTCGGCAACAGCGTCTACGCGCCCGGCAACGACGCCATCGCCGCGATGAAACAGCTCGTCTACGACGATACTCAATCCAACGACGGCGTCATCACGGGAATGAAGGCCTTCAACGCGGCCTATCCCCTCGACTCGCGCCATGTCTCCTCCTACGCGTCACTGCTCACCGCGCAGACGGCCGCGCAGGTGAATCCCGCGTTCTATCTGCTGCGGCTCGGATTCCTGGACATCGACGGGAACGGGTATTGCGTCGACGACTGCGATGGGGACGGCGCCGCGGGGCAGGGGGATGGCGTCCGCCAGGACCGCGACGATGACGGCGTGGTGGGCATCAACTCCCAACAGATGGGCAAGCGCCTGCGCTACACGGAGTCGTTGTGGGGACCGGGCCTCATCGCCGAGGACCGCTCCATCCCCGCGGTCACGGACCTGAATGCGCCCATCCTCGTGCAGATGACATCCATCTCCAGCGTCCTCGACCAGGACCACCTGGATGTGGTGGGCGTCGGGCCCGACCTCTTCAACGAGCCCAAGTTCTACGCCGCCATCATCCAATACATCCGCCAACACGAGTGA
- a CDS encoding ADP-ribosylglycohydrolase family protein yields MTQRPGRGPGRSVRVTREERIEGGVLGLLVGDALGVPYEFHAPEWIPARDTLEFEPPAGFSRAHPDVPPGTWSDDGAHALCLLDSLLYQGRLDVEDLGRRLVNWREWGYLAVDGVVFDVGIQTDRALSRVRAGVPAASAGPAGPQDNGNGALMRVLPLALWHRGTDAELASDAMLQSRVTHGHARSQVCCALYCLWARRALEGSARPWDEALSVLRALYPEGTESRTELDGSLLPTGAEDTPGRGTGYVVDCLRSARDCVGAHGTYEDVVRSAVRLGHDTDTTAAVAGGIAGVIHGVRGIPERWLRALRGRELVEPLLRKLMAHAGR; encoded by the coding sequence ATGACTCAACGTCCCGGGCGGGGGCCTGGAAGGAGCGTCAGGGTGACACGCGAGGAGCGAATCGAGGGAGGGGTCCTCGGCCTGCTGGTGGGGGATGCGCTGGGGGTTCCTTATGAGTTCCACGCGCCGGAGTGGATTCCCGCGCGGGACACGCTCGAGTTCGAGCCCCCCGCGGGCTTCAGCCGCGCTCACCCGGACGTGCCCCCGGGCACCTGGTCCGACGATGGCGCCCATGCGCTCTGTCTGTTGGATTCATTGCTTTATCAGGGACGCCTGGACGTGGAGGACCTGGGGCGCCGGTTGGTGAACTGGCGTGAATGGGGTTACCTCGCGGTGGATGGCGTTGTGTTCGACGTGGGAATCCAGACGGACCGGGCCCTGTCCAGGGTGCGGGCGGGCGTGCCCGCGGCGAGCGCGGGGCCCGCTGGCCCGCAGGACAACGGCAACGGTGCCTTGATGCGGGTATTGCCCCTGGCGCTCTGGCATCGGGGAACCGACGCGGAGCTCGCCTCGGATGCCATGCTTCAATCCCGCGTGACACATGGTCATGCGCGGTCTCAGGTGTGTTGCGCTTTGTACTGTCTTTGGGCTCGGCGTGCCTTGGAGGGCTCGGCCCGGCCGTGGGATGAGGCGTTGTCGGTGCTGCGGGCGCTGTATCCCGAGGGCACCGAATCCCGCACGGAGCTGGACGGCAGCCTCCTCCCGACGGGCGCCGAGGACACCCCAGGACGAGGGACGGGCTACGTGGTGGACTGTCTGCGTTCGGCCCGGGACTGCGTGGGGGCCCACGGCACCTATGAGGACGTGGTCCGCTCCGCGGTGCGCCTGGGGCATGACACCGACACGACGGCGGCGGTGGCCGGCGGCATCGCGGGCGTGATTCACGGCGTGCGGGGCATCCCGGAGCGCTGGCTCCGAGCGCTGCGCGGACGCGAGCTCGTGGAGCCGCTGCTGCGCAAGCTGATGGCTCACGCGGGACGCTGA